The following proteins are encoded in a genomic region of Primulina huaijiensis isolate GDHJ02 chromosome 3, ASM1229523v2, whole genome shotgun sequence:
- the LOC140972486 gene encoding uncharacterized protein: MPIRGGEISSSQGDHVFMKVTPMKGVMRFEKKVKLSPRFIGPFEILERVGTLAYRVSLPPNLAGVHNVFHVSMMRKYMTNPSHVLNYEPLQLTSHLLFEEKPTQILDRQEMRFRNKLIQMVKVKWLDNSKEEATWETESEMRSHYLELFATF; encoded by the coding sequence atgccgatCAGAGGCGGCGAGATCTCGAGTTCGCAGGGGGATCATGTTTTCATGAAGGTcacaccgatgaagggtgtgatgaggttCGAGAAGAAGGTCAAGCTCAGccctagattcatcggaccattcgagatcctagagagagttgggacactcgCATACAGAGTTAGTTTACCGCCAAATCTGGCGGGAGTCcataacgtgttccacgtctccatgatGCGGAAGTACATgacgaatccttcgcatgtgcttaactatgagccacttcagctgacaTCGCACCTGTTATTCGAGGAGAAACCCACTCAGATATTGGACAGGCAGGAGATGAGGTTCCGGAACAAGTTGATCcaaatggtcaaggtcaagtggctggaTAATTCCAAagaggaggctacttgggaaaccgagagcgAGATGAGGAGTCACTATCTAGAGTTATTCGCtacgttctaa